The following are from one region of the Rhinoraja longicauda isolate Sanriku21f chromosome 3, sRhiLon1.1, whole genome shotgun sequence genome:
- the rwdd gene encoding RWD domain-containing protein 4, translating into MADNEEQAMELEVLHSIYEGDDCFKELSPTSFQYRIGDHEDPKAFMLEISWPEMYPEMAPNISLNVFFNNGIATSVKQNIIARLQEQVEANLGTAMMYTLFEWAKDNKEQLMENHRTVVNTVSMSANERSVPSNFPSSKKKEKKEQLTKSQKKKLADKTDHQGDLPRGWNWVDVIKLSKTGYKDEE; encoded by the exons ATGGCGGACAACGAGGAGCAGGCG ATGGAGCTCGAAGTTCTGCACTCCATTTATGAAGGAGACGATTGTTTTAAAGAACTTAGTCCAACGTCTTTTCAATATCGA ATAGGTGACCATGAAGACCCGAAGGCCTTCATGCTAGAAATATCATGGCCTGAAATGTACCCAGAAATGGCCCCGAACATATCACTGAATGTCTTCTTCAACAATGGCAT TGCAACGTCAGTAAAGCAAAATATAATAGCCAGGCTGCAGGAGCAGGTTGAAGCAAACCTCGGGACTGCCATGATGTACACGCTGTTTGAATGGGCTAAAGACAACAAGGAACAGCTCATGGAAAACCACCGGACAGTCGTCAACACAGTG AGTATGTCAGCGAATGAACGCTCTGTACCTTCAAATTTTCCATCGtccaagaagaaagaaaaaaaagaacagctGACAAAGTCTCAAAAGAAAAAGTTGGCCGACAAGACAG ACCACCAGGGGGATCTGCCACGAGGATGGAACTGGGTGGATGTCATTAAG TTGAGCAAAACTGGCTACAAGGACGAGGAGTGA